The Glycine max cultivar Williams 82 chromosome 17, Glycine_max_v4.0, whole genome shotgun sequence genome contains the following window.
CTATAAAATTATACATCATTATAtgaacataatatatatttttgtaaaatgccTCTTACAACAAGCCCTTGCAACGCAAGAGTCGACGATCTAGTTTATCTTATATACTACAAATTTGAATCTAGGATGTCTTATCTACTTGTGGTCTGCTAATACTGATATGAGTACTGAAAAAGTAAGGGAAGATAATTAAACCCAAGAAAACAAAACTGATCCCAGAACGTGATAAAAGTAGGAATAAACATAGTATCTCTGGAAAAAACAGTAATGTTATCCTAGATCAGAACAAAGCTAAATACATCAGAATATCCTTGTTGAGACAAGATAGGGAATGGACTTTCTTAGGTCACTAATTAAGGCTCATCATGCCTGTGAGCTTCCTCATCATCCACTTTTCCATGCTAAATGTTTGAAAAGCCAGAAGACATTTCAGTAGCCAAAGGtttaagagaaagaaagaaatgtaGACAAACTCAGCAACATATAGAATAACAAGTGTTGCACATCAaccttattattttacttttctggTCTGGTTCTGACACCTGTTAAAATGATATCAGGCAAGTGAAATAGACCAGAATGTGGATAAGCAAATGGGAGGAATACACCTTATTTTCATCCTCCTCGTATGGGGGTAAAAGTCCCAATAACCACAGTTGTTAGGCAATGGGGGTTGGAACATGccaacaaatttttattgtttttatcattaattttattaatatctgAGAAAGAGGCAACCATTACTAGCAGATAGCACAAACAACACAGTAATTTGAAAGAAAGGTCATCTCGGGTTACTGGTGAACTGTGTTTCTTCTTAAAACTGATCGAAAGATACTTTTTGCTTTGTGTTTCTtaggagaaaagagagaaaacctGTTGCCTTAATGTGCTTAACTGCTTATAGACAAAGAGAGTTGAGAAAATTGACTATTGAGTATATCTAAATATTCAAAGCTTTGAACTCACCAAAGTAGCTACGGTGCAAATATAGCAATAGATAGGTATCTGCCCAAGACCACACATGCTTTTTGCGAGCTCAAACAAGTATCACCGtaggaaataaaaagaaagacaatACTTGAATGAAAAATTTAGCAAAACATTTTGCATTTGAGTAAAGCAATCTATATAACTATTGAAGTCCTTACCCAGTACGTACTAGTataattttgtgtaattttttaatttttccatttaaatatttataaaacatcAACATCGAAGTAAATCATAGTAAGATTTGAATGTCCCGACTGACTAGACGGGGTCAACGCAGCCAAATATATTAACGAGCAGGGCAACAAACTTAGAAATTGTGTCATTGACGTAAGAGACTTTGGTAACAAAGAAAAATACGTATGTTTCTTTTCTGATTAATGAAAAATACGTGTTACAATCAATCAGTAATCATATAccagtttatttttttaggttttcctTATCAATGTGGATGCATTTATGACCATTGAAGAAGCAACTAAATGcgaaaaatacatatattaatgAGTATTTGATTAAGCGAGAAGCCTGGCGTGCCTGAGAAGTATAAGATGATGAATCAGGGCCGTTAAATTGTTGTGAGATGAACCTCCTTCTAGAACAGCTTGTCTGGCCTTTTGGGCAAAGTCTTTTGCTCGCCGTCTAATTTCTAGAGCTTCATCAGAAGCGTCCATCAAGCGTCTGACACCCTTCTGAATATGATCTCTGGTGACCAAGTTGAGTCTATCACCAATCCCAATGGGGGTCCACTCCACAGCTCCAACCTCCACCCCAATCCCCCTAACCTCTGTTATCAGCTTTTCGTTGTAAAACTGTTCTCCATGCACAGGCCAAGTCAGCATCGGAATCCCCGCACTCACCGCCTCCACCGTCGAGTTCCAGCCGCAGTGCGTGAGGAAGGCACCAATGGCCGGGTGCCCAAGTATAATCATCTGTGGGGCCCATCCCCTTATAATCATCCCCTTGTCTTCATTTGTCTCTTCAAAACCCTTGGGCAGCCACTTCTCCTTCTCTTCCTCCTTCTCATGCTCTTTCCCTTTCTTCTCCGGAACCACCCATATGAAATCATGTCCCGATGCTTGGATCCCGCATGCTATCTCGTATAGTTGTTTATCCTGGAAATAGCAAAGGCTTCCGAAGCATATGTAGACGACCGAGTTTTCTCTCTTTGAGTCAAGCCAAGCCACACACTCGTGCATACTCACCACGCTCTTCTGTCCCCTCTCTGCTTTCTCTTGAGCGGTTCTGCCTATTAGAGAGGCAGGGCCAAGATGCCAAGCCTTGTGGCCCGTGGTTTTCTCGTAGTAGCGGGTGTACTCTTCTCCATCGAGTTCCGTAAAGCTGTTGACGATGAGGCCATAGCTTTTGAGCTCTGTCTCCAGCACGGTTTCAAGGAATTTGGTCAATTCCTTTGGCGGTGTTGCGTTGAGGGTGATGGGGTGAGGGAGACTCTGAATGATGGGAGAATCGGAAGACTCGGAGGAGGAGTGTATGGCGCAGATGGTGAAGAGGGAGAAGCCGTTGAAGGCAAGTCTGGGGATGCGAAGCTTTTTGGCCAAGTCATCCACCCAGGGGAAGAGAAAGTCGGCGACGATGCAATCGGGTGGCTGCTGCTCCACGAAGTCCTCGATGGGGGGTTGGAGCATGGCGGTGGCACTGAACACCTTGCCGAGGCTGTCCAAGTCGGAGACGGCGGAGATGTTTTCGATGCCGTCGGGAAGACCCACCTCATGGGAGGGGAACTGAACGGTGTGGAGGCGGAGGAGAGGGTGGGAGGGGAGGGATTTGCGGAGGATTTGGGCGTTGGAGGGGGTGGTGATGATGGTGACGTGGTGGCCGCGAGTGGAGAAGAGTGTGGCCATGTCGCAGAGAGGGATCATGTGACCCGCTGCTAGGAAATGAATGAAGTAGAGTTTGAGTGGCTTTCTTTCCTCCATCGCCCTCACGCTTCAGAAGATAATATAACTCTTAATTGCATTTGTCTTCCTCATACTAGTACTGTTTTATACAAGAGAATATTTTGCTGTAGCATAGTGCTCCAAATGGAAAAAATACAACCAACAATAGATACTGACGCTTATACAACATTCACTTAAGAATTATCGTATTCGTATTTAATTTACGattattaatttacaaaatctaGTTATACTTGTGCCGTATACGGTAGGAGAGGATCTGAATTCCTAAACAACTGTGGATCGAGGTGTCAATAGTCTAATAGTAAGAAACGAACTCGATCatgtctaaaaaaaatatatatgttggattttattatcaaatatgaaagattttGTTCATAGACaatatgttatatttaaaaaattccttcacaaaaacaaaatttaagtcGAGAGGTGTGATTTATCTAATACAagtaagtttttaaaataaatatatgtactttaataattttaaacattgtcAAAATATAAGTCTTATGACCCAATCAAAGTAGTtaaatttttgagaaaatataTACTTAAGTTTGATTCTTACATAATATtggaaatgaataaaaaatttaaatatgattaaattttaaattagtcttATAATCCTATGGAAAAgccaaaatttttaattaagtgattaaaaaaaagtacaaaccatatatacatatattaagaAAGTGACTAATTTCAAACATGAtgatttaatagaaattaatttttaaacattgAAAAAGTGTATATACCTtgagaaaaataagataaaagaaaacatatttaattgaaaagatCCATTATATaatgtaatagaaaaaaaaataaaaaatatttattaaatgttaatattttgttgaaaataGGACTCTAATACCATCTAAGAGTTTATAATGTTAGAGATCTAATTCAactccaaaaattaatttaaggaaTAAGAGTTGtctctcatttatatattttaatgtaagATTAGTTTTAGTCGTGGgacttgaattatttttataatattttttttgatgtTCAAATATCACACCACTATCTTAAGCAACTTTATATATACTTGATGAAATTTAAGTCAGCAACTCTGGATTTGAcaatttatttgagtttttgttTCATCAACAGCACATGATGTTACTTTCCAGGCCATTGACTATAGGAAAAATATAGGGACTATCGAACAGTAGGAAGTTGCCACATGGCTGTGTCGAATAGCACTCTGGCTTATTTTCTAGCCGCCACCATTCTTAATGTGAACAAACCAAGTCAGCTAAATCACAGTAAACCTTTTGACCCCAAATAGCAAGTTTGATTGAGTTGCCGATCTATTTGGATAattaaacaatcttttaaaCCAATAGTTCAAGGACGATGGCTAGGGTGTCACAGTTGAAAAAACTTTGGCACCGTGCCATAGTTGATATGAACGGTTCAGATGTTGCACCCACTATTCAAGGACTGATTAATTTTATTGGTTTATGAAAATAAgaatgattttgtaatttttttaatcccatATAATATTACACGTAACTCAATTCCATATTGAAATCTGATTTACAAACTGGCCGCCAATTACAAGGTGGTGAAGTTACAGCgatatttttttgcaaaaatttaGGAGCTAAGAAGGGTGCATGATTGGTAAGCCATTCAAAATGTATTGCTATAACTCagcatcaatatttttctaataaccACGAGTACTCTAAGGGagcatataaaattaaaatattttgttgtgaAAGAAGAAGTTTAGAAATAAAgggtataaatataatatattattacaaaccttatgatagatGACCTTTTAATAAAGGAATTAACGTTCAAGATATCTATAAAATATACTGAAAGTATGTGTATTattgctattattattattaatgatcATGAAGCATAATTTATCTTGTGTATTTAGATACATTCTAAGctcatttatgatatgttttAAATTACCTGTACTCTGTGTTTGGATGTATATCTGTATTAGAGTAATATTACTAGTTTTTGcctttaataaaaacattatgtTAGACCAATTATATATTCCTAACTAAGGATTATATTAAGggaaaatttaatttgtacTACGTAAAAATGACTATATTGATTAAGTGATATACAATCGTTATGACTCGAATtagtttttattcttaatattgaaattatgatatacctaatatataaaataatttagtcattttaatgtgtattatgttagtttaatctatttatttatttagtccataatgtttaataatattatatgacTCAAGTGGaagaatgttagaattaatgtttcAAAGACATTTGATTTATGtaaggactaataaataaataattaataattaagaactaaattataattgaattaaataggaaatttttttacaagtaattattacttgatggaagtaataattaaaaaggaatcAAACAAATAAGTATTCTATCTCATCTCTTCTCAATCACAATcataaataaacagaaaaaattGTCAAGAGAAAAATTTATGAAGAAATATATacaatatttattcattatttatgAGAATAATGGATTTAAAAATCCAGTTTATTTCCAATAACTATTAATATAGAAAAGCCTTGTAATTTTAAGATTTACGGTCTCTGAATTGTTTAAGATAATGAATGAGGGAGGTTAAGTTATTGTATGATGAGCCACCCTCTTGAACAGCATTTGCAGCCGTTTTCTGAAAGTTTAGTGCTTGGCGTCTGATTTGCTGAGCCTCAGCAGCACCGTCCATGAGCCTCCTCACAGCCTTCTCTATGCGATCTCTTCCCACCAGCTTCTGACTCTGGAAATAAGCACTGAGGGTCCACTCCTCTACACCCACCTCCACCCCAATACCCCGCACCTGTGTTATTAACTTCTCGTTGTAGAACTGATCGCTGTGCACCGGCCACGTAATCATGGGAACCCCAGCACTCACCGCCTCCACCGTGGAGTTCCACCCACAATGCGTCAAAAACGCACCGACAGCAGGGTGCTCCAGAATCAGCACCTGTGGGGCCCACCCCTTGATAATCATCCCCTTCTTCCTCTCTTCAAAACCCTCTGGCAGCCACTTCTCCTTCTCTTCCTCGCTCTCGTCTTCCTTCCCTTTCTTCTCCGGAACCACCCATATGAATTCATAACCCGATGCTTCCATCCCGCATGCAATCTCGTAAAGCTGTTTATCCGGAAAATAGCAGAGGGTCCCAAAACTTATGTACACCACCGAGTTGTCTCGCTTGGAGTCGAGCCAACTCAGGCACTCGTTCGCACTCACCACGCTCTTCTGGCCCCTCTCTGCTTTCTCCAGAGCGGTTCTGCGAACGAGGGACGCTGGGCCAAGGTGCCAGGCCCTGTGGCCCGTGGTTTTCTCGTAGTGGCGGAGGTACTCTTCACCGTCAAGCTCGGCgaagttgttgatgatgaaACCGTTGCTCTTGAGCGCCACCGTGAGAAGGGGTTCCAAGAAATCACGCGCGTCCTTGGGTGGGGCTGAGTTGATGGTGATGTGGTGAGGGAAATCTGGAATGACGAAGGGACCATCGATGCGGTGCGTTTTGACGGACTCCATGGCGCAAATGGCGAAGAGGGAGAATCCGTTGAAGACCAGCCTAGGGATGCGGAGCCTGTTTGCCAAGTCATCCACCCAGTAGTACATGAAATCGGCGACTATGCAGTCCGGTGGGTCCCGCTCCACGAAACTCTCGATGGGTTCGCGGAGCAGTATGGTGGCGGCGACGTAGATTCTGTAGAATTTTTCGAGGTCGGTGACGGTGAATATGTTTTCGACGCCGTCAGGGAGGCCTGCTTCTTGAGAAGGGAACTCGAAGGTGTGGACGCGCAAGTTTTTGGACTGGTGAAGGATTTGGGCGTTGGAAGGGGTGGTGATGATGGTCACGTGGTGGCCACGTGAGGCGAAGAATTGGGCTATGTCGCATAGAGGGATCATGTGACCCGCTGCCAGGTATGGAATGAAGTAAAGTTTTAGTGGCTGTTCTTTCAAGTCCATTTTGATAAAACAGAACAGAAAACTCTTTTGCCTTCAGCTTTTTTCCTTTGCATGCTACTTTATACTTGAAACTTTTTTGGAAACAAGTTTTGATAAACCATGGTTCTTGTCGTTGATCGATCCACCTTCGCTCCATCCATATGTGATAAACACTGAAGTTCTTGTGTTAAAGACACTTGTCCATTTTATTGATGCATGTTACAGACTGACTTACAGAAAAGGTGAAGTTAGGAGAATTCGTTTCTTCCACATATGGAATTAGGTGGAAAAACAGTTAATTAAACAAAGTAAACCCAAGAAATTTGAATGAGTCAATTTGGAATTCATTTatcaacagattttttttttcttccatattgaattaatttcaataatcCTTTTAGTTGTTTTTTGATAGATGTAACTGTGGTGGCTTGCTAATAAgaaatttttagaattaaaaatataaaccaaaattcaaattttttttttgttagattttatcaaatattttttgttgttgaattcTATGTGAATGAaagctaatattttttaaaacaggaGGACAAGACAAAACATGTAAGTTGGCTAATGACGCCTTTGTTTCTAGAATCAATGGAGACTGTGTCTACATTAACAATTTAGAGTAGGCGTAGGCTAGGATGGTCAACGAATCAAATTTGTGTTGGGTGGTgaggtaataaaaaataatttattgaccgttggatttatgaatattataatggacagttaaatatattttaatagacagttgtttttgtattgttttaccccttaactattttaaatataaatagtcATGAACATAAAATTGTCTTAGTATCTCGACCTTTTGTTAACATAAATCATTAATTAGAATGACTGACAAATGATTAAAGAGTTAGTTTTTTGATTTAGTGGTTGTTGTAATTCCCTTTCATCCGATTGTTGCGTGTCCTTCTCTCTCTGCTATCAAATCTGgattagaatttttaattttcccaAAAGAGAACAGAAGCTGAAAGTGAAGATGGGCAATGGGGATCGGGTGGATGATGAGGTTGCCGGTATTCAAAGGTCAAAGGATCCAATTATTAATTCTATTCACTCGGTAAAACCCCCCCGCAAATCCCTAAATTAGGAGCccaaacccaaaaaaattaacaaaaattatttaaaaaagggaaaggggtacaaagagaataaaaaaaatcccaaatctTGAAAAAGACTCAAGGAGGATACGGCCAATTAGTACTGTAGAGGAATTaggttaaaaatattaatttaaattcactaaaaaaataatttaaatatataaatattaacgaGTACAATTCTCTTTCTATCTCAATGggcaaaatagtaattaaattacacaaagaacaaaaatgtctttaaaaaactcaaaatacGAACAGAATTTTACAACTGGATTACATTTCTTTGTCCTTCCTGAAGAGCCTGTTTTGCCTTTTGAGCGGCTTCTGATGTTGTGAGCTTCATCGGAATCGTCCATCAACCTCTGAATGCTATCTCTGCTCACCATTCACCAGCTTCTCCCTCTCCCCATAACTAATGCCAAGCCACTCTGTGGCACCCACCTCCACCCCAATCCCATGCATCTCTCATCGGAACCCCAGCAGTAACAGCCTCCAAGGGCTGGATTTGCGAAGGATTTGGGCGTAGGAGGGAGTGGTAATCACCGTCACGTGCTGCCCGCGTGAGGCGAAGAGTGTTGCTATGTTGCAGAGAGGGATCAAATGCCCCTGTGACAGGTAAGGAATAAAAGTGAAGTTTCAGTGGTCGTTGTTGAAGATCCATGGCTAACACACCAATTTCACgcttatatatatacttttttgtttttttgtaaatGAGGTTGAAAACGATAAGAgaactagattttattttcagcAACCCATTGTAGCGGACAAGGTTACGGTATGACTCAAGCTAAAGCTTCCCACCGAGCAAATTTACATAACTagggtaatttttaaaaaaaaattataaaaagtaaataaattttgaaaatattataaaatatgaataaacttattttaaatcaccacttcatataaaaaaaagtcgtcttttaaaatatgatctaaaactgtaattttttttttaatattgaaattgtaatttgaaacacaatttcaagtattttacatttaaaaaatactgaaattatgtttcaaatatgactcaaaatattttatattttatttttaaaaaattatgacattGTATTTTAAAGCCCAACTTGAAGtcgcatttttaaaaaaattacccagTTATGTAGGATGCGTAAGCGTGAAACTCGCTATCATTTTGGATGGTATTagaattcaaaaatttaaatgatattgTCGTAGTTATAATAGGAtggtgaaataaataaaaaattgttttccaagaaataaaaaactttgGGAGTCGTGTTCAAcctttatttaagaaaaatatcaaaaaaaaaaatagt
Protein-coding sequences here:
- the LOC100782720 gene encoding UDP-glucose flavonoid 3-O-glucosyltransferase 7, with the translated sequence MEERKPLKLYFIHFLAAGHMIPLCDMATLFSTRGHHVTIITTPSNAQILRKSLPSHPLLRLHTVQFPSHEVGLPDGIENISAVSDLDSLGKVFSATAMLQPPIEDFVEQQPPDCIVADFLFPWVDDLAKKLRIPRLAFNGFSLFTICAIHSSSESSDSPIIQSLPHPITLNATPPKELTKFLETVLETELKSYGLIVNSFTELDGEEYTRYYEKTTGHKAWHLGPASLIGRTAQEKAERGQKSVVSMHECVAWLDSKRENSVVYICFGSLCYFQDKQLYEIACGIQASGHDFIWVVPEKKGKEHEKEEEKEKWLPKGFEETNEDKGMIIRGWAPQMIILGHPAIGAFLTHCGWNSTVEAVSAGIPMLTWPVHGEQFYNEKLITEVRGIGVEVGAVEWTPIGIGDRLNLVTRDHIQKGVRRLMDASDEALEIRRRAKDFAQKARQAVLEGGSSHNNLTALIHHLILLRHARLLA
- the LOC100783255 gene encoding UDP-glucose flavonoid 3-O-glucosyltransferase 7, whose translation is MDLKEQPLKLYFIPYLAAGHMIPLCDIAQFFASRGHHVTIITTPSNAQILHQSKNLRVHTFEFPSQEAGLPDGVENIFTVTDLEKFYRIYVAATILLREPIESFVERDPPDCIVADFMYYWVDDLANRLRIPRLVFNGFSLFAICAMESVKTHRIDGPFVIPDFPHHITINSAPPKDARDFLEPLLTVALKSNGFIINNFAELDGEEYLRHYEKTTGHRAWHLGPASLVRRTALEKAERGQKSVVSANECLSWLDSKRDNSVVYISFGTLCYFPDKQLYEIACGMEASGYEFIWVVPEKKGKEDESEEEKEKWLPEGFEERKKGMIIKGWAPQVLILEHPAVGAFLTHCGWNSTVEAVSAGVPMITWPVHSDQFYNEKLITQVRGIGVEVGVEEWTLSAYFQSQKLVGRDRIEKAVRRLMDGAAEAQQIRRQALNFQKTAANAVQEGGSSYNNLTSLIHYLKQFRDRKS